A single genomic interval of Peromyscus leucopus breed LL Stock chromosome 7, UCI_PerLeu_2.1, whole genome shotgun sequence harbors:
- the LOC114685966 gene encoding 60S ribosomal protein L17-like: protein MVRYSLDPENPTKSCKSRVSNLRVHFKNTRETAQAIKGMHIRKATKYLKDVTLKKQCVPFRRYNSGVSRCAQAKQWGWTQGRWPKKSAEFLLHMLKNAESNAELKGLDVDSLVIAHMQVNKAPKMCRRIYRAHGRINPYTSSPCHIEMILTVKEQIVPKPEEEVAQKKKISQKKLKKQKLMARE, encoded by the coding sequence ATGGTTCGCTACTCGCTTGACCCAGAAAACCCTACGAAATCATGCAAATCGAGAGTTTCAAACCTTCGGGTTCACTTTAAGAACACCCGTGAAACTGCCCAGGCCATCAAGGGTATGCATATCAGAAAAGCCACCAAATATCTGAAAGATGTCACTTTAAAGAAGCAATGTGTGCCTTTCCGGCGGTATAATAGTGGAGTCAGTAGGTGCGCCCAAGCCAAACAGTGGGGCTGGACACAGGGCCGGTGGCCTAAAAAGAGTGCTGAATTTTTGCTGCACATGCTTAAGAATGCAGAGAGTAATGCTGAACTGAAGGGTTTAGATGTGGATTCTCTAGTCATTGCACACATGCAGGTGAACAAAGCACCTAAGATGTGCCGACGGATTTACAGAGCTCATGGCCGAATTAACCCATACACCAGCTCCCCCTGCCACATCGAGATGATCCTCACTGTAAAGGAACAAATTgttccaaagccagaagaggaggttgcacagaaaaagaagatatcccagaagaaactgaagaaacaaaaacttatgGCACGGGAAtaa